From a region of the Leishmania major strain Friedlin complete genome, chromosome 32 genome:
- a CDS encoding cleavage and polyadenylation specificity factor-like protein yields the protein MLHTAVAPLLPASVVTHTVSGYFLPDSFAAQKEKEVVAIRQNHLTLYRVKRTPHACTAAGLPPEEQLGQVAEVSLHAPPLGSAVCRPLRTTSDVLVLLFGDFHVSFLQYNPVTVQFDTVALVQLDDRQLCLDRCPLSAMLRVDETGMYVAVLAKRSDLFFFPVVEMIDQQAMAQVQEENAAANAWNSDMHSAAFAGNEEAAVTKTSGAVTAAAPKPTVALNAWGDEDDDDDDEAPNARNQLEAAKSEQSVSETTMTEDNSAVAFGAASAAPGTASSQKVTQGGGTSLLLRVGTVTHWRLQDVKSALRNIRDVQFVQSAGEPLLAFLFEKQPTWAGRVKLLEWRSKTVESHMLTCSIEWMKVTLANSATPHMLSLSEVDGLPYDVTSMTPLPAFQDLPSAVFCVSRNMMVHVSTKSGYGVYVNATGEEQARSLKSSAVSLEAVQWRSASQALSTDLVKVNLNFANATSVLVSQPATTQRAPVVAAGAAATGDGHSQRLLVVTEEEGTVVDVHLQSHGYTVGSISAEIVMTGCFGSSYASIDATRFFLGALNGDSRFIASTPHDPCKVVQKFLGIGPVRDVDIVDTTTTSAGTQEDTLDASIEASPYADLFRSVELEALPTMTAAQRKAVMDIALCSGSGLAGSLSILRRSIRSRVVRQEELNAISVFFLEPTNADARKRPRDRGNEGGRGDAPPASTVGAGAAPHPHLLISGSNFSILFAVRSDSVQQVRGAALSMAARTVYAVHLDWMPGLLQVTETELRLLSADGKRRLSSTEFLTLPAIQRASSQGAAANVALSALLVAEMRCALVRFTDGQLLSFRLVDAKTMSTATLLLERVTAVAWWGSAARHPQQCQHTLVVVQNMDLVLYTLPSPQAVQQASIFPNFALMPPFAMEGVETPVVKLRERLNAEPLPSVTHLAVFDQHEDPAVSAAPTEATLVMILSSGELVTYRVVPADANGPRRCVKVIYHILDVAPEVDVMESIKARKKRLQEERAHLASVTQQMRHCSERLVPFRGLQDRYKGIYVCGQTPVFLVYHAATNQLVCTRHHATNAVRGFAPFHSRHVHGGFVYCGEGFVHFATMQPFGELLGCSGWWLERVRLGCTPHQVIYSPAAHGCFVVASRPQPFSPKRAPFDVQLRMVEDEEGNRVPHVIEPVSLPPLSATSGSPVPTNERYEVQFFSTLNWQCMGRLVLDGNEKVLSATLMQVTRDTTMDAANRSTTAPVCALATAYPLGEDVTTRGRILLLTTSQQSGQGMQQLRTLHEEPMEGPVTAITRVGEDCVAVAVGGTVRVYRYDANKSTMETMAILYAGAYVTCLQAFREYLVIGDLFNSVLFARYSEEIHTITILGRDTSAISVVSNDMLYHDTRFGLLVTDDARNLMCMSYKPRVLEEHGKPPKVLESLLTVTGEYRLAGGVLLKMMRLRAASARSSSVAIYVTNMGEIGYLVPLGDQTSRTGQWVVRRLQSEVAHAGGLPPRMFLGFPQDDPLRSLKGEEWMLHFPLLEQLYRQDLRTRKLVASAAQTQLERVMNVGATVSAELGHI from the coding sequence ATGCTCCACACGGCTGTGGCGCCGTTGTTGCCGGCCTCGGTGGTGACGCACACCGTTTCTGGTTATTTTCTCCCCGACTCGTTTGCGGCGCAGAAGGAGAAAGAGGTGGTGGCCATTCGACAGAATCACCTCACCTTGTATCGCGTAAAGCGCACGCCTCATGCCTGCACTGCTGCAGGACTGCCGCCAGAGGAGCAGCTCGGTCAGGTGGCGGAGGTTTCTCtgcacgcgccgccgctggggtCCGCAGTATGCCGCCCCCTCCGGACTACCTCGGACGTCTTAGTACTTCTTTTCGGTGACTTCCACGTATCCTTCCTGCAATACAACCCGGTCACAGTTCAGTTCGACACGGTGGCTCTCGTGCAGTTGGATGACCGTCAGCTGTGCCTCGACCGGTGCCCGCTCAGCGCGATGCTGCGGGTGGACGAGACAGGGATGTACGTTGCCGTGCTAGCCAAACGGAGCgacctcttcttcttcccgGTCGTGGAGATGATAGATCAGCAGGCGATGGCTCAGGTGCAGGAGGAAAATGCTGCCGCGAATGCTTGGAACTCGGACATGCACTCCGCTGCCTTCGCGGGCAACGAGGAGGCTGCTGTGACGAAGACCTCTGGTGcggtgacggcagcagccccgAAGCCAACAGTGGCACTCAATGCTTGGGgagacgaggatgacgacgacgacgacgaagcgcCAAACGCGCGCAACCAGCTGGAGGCCGCGAAGAGCGAGCAGTCCGTTTCTGAAACAACAATGACAGAGGACAATAGCGCTGTGGCGTTCGGAGCagcctctgcagcgcctggAACGGCGTCGTCGCAGAAGGTGACACAGGGCGGTGGCACCTCGTTGTTGCTGCGTGTCGGCACAGTGACGCACTGGCGTCTGCAAGATGTGAAGAGTGCGCTGCGCAACATCCGCGACGTCCAGTTCGTCCAGTCGGCTGGCGAGCCCTTGCTGGCGTTTCTGTTTGAGAAGCAGCCGACGTGGGCAGGCCGAGTGAAGCTGCTGGAGTGGCGCAGCAAGACGGTAGAGTCGCATATGCTAACCTGCTCGATCGAGTGGATGAAAGTGACACTGGCGAACTCCGCGACGCCGCACATGCTCTCTCTCAGCGAGGTGGACGGACTGCCGTACGACGTGACGAGCATGACACCGCTTCCGGCCTTCCAGGATCTACCGTCTGCCGTGTTTTGCGTGAGCCGCAACATGATGGTGCACGTTAGCACAAAGAGCGGCTACGGTGTGTACGTGAACGCCACCGGtgaggagcaggcgcgcaGTTTGAAGTCTTCAGCGGTGAGTttggaggcggtgcagtgGCGTAGCGCGTCTCAGGCATTGTCTACCGACCTTGTGAAGGTGAACCTGAACTTTGCGAACGCCACGTCTGTGCTCGTCTCGCAGCCGGCAACGACGCAGAgagcgccggtggtggctgctggtgctgctgcaactGGAGATGGTCACAGCCAGCGGCTGCTGGTCGtaacagaggaagaggggacCGTCGTGGACGTGCACTTGCAGAGCCACGGCTACACGGTGGGTAGCATCAGTGCGGAAATTGTCATGACCGGCTGCTTCGGCTCCTCGTACGCGTCCATCGACGCCACACGGTTCTTTCTCGGTGCCCTGAACGGTGACTCTCGTTTCATTGCCAGTACCCCGCACGACCCGTGCAAGGTGGTGCAGAAGTTTCTCGGCATCGGACCCGTGCGGGACGTCGACATTGTggacaccaccaccacctccgcggGGACGCAGGAGGACACACTGGATGCGTCCATTGAGGCCTCCCCCTACGCAGACCTCTTCCGCAGCGTGGAGCTCGAAGCGTTGCCGACCAtgacggcagcgcagcgaaAGGCGGTGATGGACATTGCTCTGTGCTCCGGCAGCGGTTTGGCGGGAAGTCTCTCCATCTTGCGGCGATCAATCCGGAGCCGTGTGGTGCggcaggaggagctgaacGCCATCTCCGTCTTCTTTTTGGAGCCCACCAACGCCGATGCGCGCAAGCGACCGCGAGACCGCGGCAacgaaggagggaggggagatgCGCCCCCCGCGTCGACggtcggcgccggcgcagcgccgcacccacacctGCTCATCAGCGGCTCGAACTTTTCCATTCTGTttgcggtgcgcagcgactCGGTGCAGCAGGTTCGCGGGGCTGCTCTTAGTATGGCGGCACGCACCGTGTACGCTGTGCATCTGGACTGGATGCCAGGGCTGCTGCAGGTAACGGAGACGGAGCTGCGACTTCTGTCCGCCGACGGCAAGCGCCGGCTGTCAAGCACCGAGTTCCTCACGTTACCGGCGATACAGCGAGCCAGCAGCCagggcgccgcggcgaacGTGGCCCTATCTGCCCTGTTGGTCGCGGAAATGCGCTGTGCCCTTGTCCGCTTCACAGATGGACAGCTGCTTTCGTTCCGCCTGGTAGATGCCAAGACGATGTCCACGGCGACCCTGCTCCTAGAGAGGGTGACGGCCGTCGCGTGGTGGGGGTCGGCAGCGAGGCACCCACAGCAATGTCAGCACACGCTGGTGGTTGTGCAAAACATGGACCTCGTTTTGTAcacgctgccgtcgccgcaagcggtgcagcaggcgtcCATTTTCCCGAACTTTGCTCTCATGCCGCCCTTTGCGATGGAGGGGGTCGAGACACCGGTGGTGAAGCTGCGTGAGCGGCTGAATgcagagccgctgccgagTGTCACGCATCTCGCCGTCTTTGATCAGCACGAAGACCCCGCCGTgtcagctgcgccgacggAGGCGACTCTCGTGATGATTCTGTCATCCGGGGAGCTAGTGACGTACCGGGTTGTCCCTGCTGATGCCAACGGTCCACGGAGGTGCGTGAAGGTGATTTACCACATCCTTGACGTCGCGCCGGAGGTGGATGTGATGGAGTCGATCAAGGCCCGCAAGAAGCGGCTGCAGGAAGAGCGGGCGCACCTGGCGAGTGTCACGCAGCAAATGCGCCACTGCAGCGAACGGCTGGTGCCATTCCGTGGCCTCCAGGACAGGTACAAGGGCATCTACGTCTGCGGCCAGACGCCGGTGTTCCTCGTGTACCATGCTGCCACAAATCAGCTTGTCTGCACCCGGCATCACGCCACGAacgcggtgcgcggcttcGCGCCGTTCCACTCGCGGCATGTGCATGGCGGCTTCGTCTACTGCGGCGAGGGCTTCGTGCACTTTGCGACCATGCAACCCTTCGGCGAGCTGCTTGGCTGCAGCGGGTGGTGGCTTGAGCGGGTGCGGCTTGGGTGCACGCCCCACCAGGTCATCTACTCCCCCGCAGCGCACGGGTGCTTTGTCGTGGCGTCGCGACCGCAGCCGTTTTCCCCGAAGAGGGCGCCGTTTgacgtgcagctgcgcatggtcgaagacgaggagggtAATCGCGTGCCGCACGTGATAGAGCCCGTCTCGCTACCGCCCCTGTCCGCCACTTCCGGCTCACCCGTGCCAACGAATGAGCGCTATGAGGTGCAGTTCTTCTCGACGCTGAATTGGCAGTGCATGGGTCGCCTTGTGCTGGACGGGAATGAGAAGGTGCTCTCCGCGACGCTGATGCAAGTGACCCGTGACACAACAATGGACGCGGCGAACCGGTCCACCACGGCGCCGGTGTGTGCACTGGCAACGGCGTACCCGCTGGGCGAGGATGTCACGACCCGCGGACGCATCTTGCTGCTGACGACGTCGCAGCAGAGTGGCCAAGggatgcagcagctgcgcaccttACACGAGGAGCCAATGGAGGGCCCCGTCACCGCCATCACGAGGGTGGGCGAGGATTGCGTCGCGGTTGCCGTGGGCGGcaccgtgcgtgtgtaccgCTACGACGCGAACAAGAGCACCATGGAGACGATGGCGATCTTGTACGCCGGGGCCTACGTAACGTGCTTGCAAGCATTTCGCGAGTACCTCGTCATCGGGGACTTGTTCAACTCCGTCCTCTTCGCCCGCTACAGCGAAGAAATCCACACCATCACGATCCTTGGGCGGGACACGAGCGCCATCTCGGTCGTTTCGAATGACATGCTGTACCACGACACCCGCTTCGGCCTCCTCGTCACGGACGACGCGCGCAATCTCATGTGCATGAGCTACAAGCCGCGCGTACTGGAGGAGCACGGCAAGCCGCCCAAGGTACTGGAGTCGCTTCTGACTGTCACTGGCGAGTACCGACTGGCGGGCGGCGTGCTACTCAAGATGATGCGGCTCCGtgccgcctcggcgcgctccagcagcgtcgctATCTACGTCACCAACATGGGTGAGATCGGCTACCTGGTGCCGCTCGGGGATCAGACGAGTCGAACTGGACAATGGGTAGTGCGCCGCTTGCAGAGTGAGGTGGCGCACGCTGGCggcctgccgccgcgcatgTTCCTTGGCTTTCCGCAGGACGATCCGCTGCGCTCCCTCAAAGGTGAAGAGTGGATGCTGCATTTCCCCCTGTTGGAACAACTGTACCGCCAAGacctgcgcacgcgcaagcTGGTTGCTTCAGCAGCCCAAACTCAGCTAGAGCGCGTCATGAACGTCGGTGCCACCGTCTCGGCGGAGCTCGGGCATATTTGA
- a CDS encoding putative RNA guanylyltransferase, translating to MARAIRVGAAGGSAAYSAAVTATTASPYPGPTRGMLPPNHIGAVSHLPRAPPTAAANQGATPIPSAGSSSGSPAPLTAPQPHVSPAPQPASTAKPLSGPAPSTLTTTTPAPRPAPATSVAALSGWRPPQFGRKAAPTNSNPLIVMIFGCRGSGKTTQAENIAERYHLLHLSSGDMYKEGKQPFAEVEQAVKDNFGPDAKDRSYNGLVLDRFVATGEMDAYYLQAALNVCQLPVPLVFWLQVDPKEGLRRAQSRGDQKAGADHWRYVEQRAQAEIADRVYKKIGVLHVIDCNALEARRVGDRIYSIIDGLFPKRSRNIRLPPATPVAGYDKFHLLDDHSDFQQLTKEVHTAIGNTSGRTDSAPLSSIGGYVDAGSFANRQECKRMSSMYVTLKVDGQRYLVVKHSHFGVLGFPFAFTACYDFNVLFDPLMFSNAFEMVGDRQEEANGIEWMLDAEMSTTAGESNQPQPLLHIIDYVYFGGKQAKRTPFFERYELLREWFRLMVQNSGEAGAYAAVVLKHYVPINELPKLLPCFEDPPFAVDGIVFQGNTIYKFGLDKFLLKWKPLQLCTADFRLMNGEKTEDGVTVFDLFTTENEQEVPFPGAVGVFTEMQMRAYQLRNSVVVELELADVVERAGPNGQPATQWVFHRLRVDKPRPNKTSVVESIVKLKHLTYQELLDHCRVLRFSGPNASSP from the coding sequence ATGGCACGCGCCATCCGCGTgggcgcggcaggcggcagcgcagcataTTCGGCCGCAGTCACAGCCACCACGGCATCACCGTATCCAGGACCCACCCGAGGAATGCTGCCACCGAACCATATCGGTGCAGTATCGCACCTGCCGCGTGCACCGCCAACTGCCGCAGCGAACCAGGGTGCGACCCCCATTCCAAGCGCAGGCAGCTCGAGCGGCAGCCCAgcaccgctgacggcgccgcagccgcacgtgtcgccagcgccgcagcctGCGAGTACGGCAAAACCCCTGAGCGGACCGGCGCCTTCgacgctgacgacgacgacgccagcaccgcgcccTGCCCCGGCCACTAGCGTAGCAGCGCTCAGCGGGTGGCGACCCCCGCAGTTTGGCCGCAAGGCCGCTCCGACGAACAGCAACCCGCTGATTGTAATGATCTTTGGCTGTCGTGGGTCCGGGAAGACGACGCAGGCTGAGAACATTGCCGAGCGCTACCACTTGCTGCACCTCTCCTCGGGGGATATGTACAAGGAAGGCAAGCAACCCTTcgcggaggtggagcaggCCGTGAAGGACAACTTCGGTCCTGATGCAAAGGACCGCTCCTACAACGGCCTCGTTCTCGACCGCTTCGTCGCGACAGGGGAGATGGATGCCTACTATCTGCAAGCCGCGCTCAACGTGTGTCAGCTGCCGGTCCCTCTTGTCTTCTGGCTGCAAGTGGACCCCAAGGAGGGCTTGAGGCGCGCCCAGTCCCGCGGCGATCAAAAGGCCGGAGCGGACCATTGGCGCTACGTGGAGCAGCGGGCGCAAGCGGAAATAGCAGATCGCGTGTACAAGAAGATTGGTGTCTTGCACGTCATTGACTGCAACGCGCTGGAAGCGCGTCGGGTCGGAGACCGTATTTACAGCATCATTGACGGCCTCTTCCCGAAGCGCAGCCGGAACATTCGCCTCCCGCCTGCCACGCCGGTCGCCGGGTACGACAAGTTCCACCTTTTGGACGATCACAGCGATTTCCAGCAGCTTACCAAGGAGGTGCACACAGCGATCGGCAACACGTCTGGCCGCACGGATAGCGCCCCGCTCTCTAGCATTGGCGGATACGTCGACGCCGGCTCGTTTGCAAACCGGCAGGAGTGCAAGCGGATGTCCTCCATGTACGTCACGTTGAAGGTGGATGGGCAGCGCTATCTGGTTGTGAAGCACTCGCACTTCGGCGTACTGGGCTTTCCGTTTGCCTTCACTGCCTGCTACGACTTCAACGTTCTCTTCGACCCGCTAATGTTTTCGAACGCGTTCGAAATGGTCGGCGACAGGCAGGAAGAGGCGAACGGGATTGAGTGGATGCTCGATGCGGAGAtgagcaccaccgccggcgagTCGAACCAGCCTCAACCGCTGCTACACATTATCGACTACGTGTACTTTGGCGGCAAGCAGGCGAAGCGCACGCCGTTCTTCGAGCGCTACGAGCTCTTGCGGGAGTGGTTCCGGTTGATGGTACAGAATAGCGGCGAGGCCGGAGCCTACGCGGCTGTTGTGCTGAAACACTACGTCCCCATCAACGAGCTGCCGAAGCTGCTGCCCTGCTTCGAGGATCCGCCGTTCGCGGTGGATGGGATTGTCTTTCAGGGCAACACGATTTACAAGTTTGGGCTAGACAAGTTCCTCTTGAAGTGgaagccgctgcagctgtgcacgGCTGACTTTAGACTCATGAACGGAGAGAAGACCGAAGACGGTGTCACGGTTTTCGACCTCTTCACAACTGAGAATGAACAGGAGGTCCCCTTTCCAGGGGCCGTTGGGGTCTTCACAGAGATGCAGATGCGCGCTTACCAGCTGCGCAACAGCGTGGTCGTGGAACTAGAACTGGCTGACGTTGTCGAAAGAGCGGGTCCCAACGGGCAGCCGGCGACGCAGTGGGTGTTCCACCGTCTGCGTGTCGACAAGCCGCGCCCCAACAAGACTTCTGTTGTCGAGAGCATCGTAAAGCTGAAGCACCTAACATACCAGGAGCTGCTCGATCACTGCAGGGTGCTGCGTTTCAGTGGACCCAACGCCTCTTCGCCCTAG